The following are encoded in a window of Streptomyces sp. Go-475 genomic DNA:
- a CDS encoding glycoside hydrolase family 6 protein: protein MRRRLRALAAALLALPLALTATPSAYAADPTTMTNGFYVDPDSSPKRWVAANQGDGRAGAINASIANTPMARWFGSWSGTIGTATGAYTGAADRVDKLPVLVAYNIYNRDYCGGHSAGGAASPSAYRSWIAQFAGGINNRPAVVILEPDSLGDYGCMTQAQIDEREGMLTGALAEFNRQAPNTWVYLDAGNPAWANAATMARRLHEAGLRQAHGFSLNVSNYLTTAENTAYGNAVNRELSARYGYSKPFVVDTSRNGNGSNGQWCNPAGRRIGTPTQLGGGAEMLLWIKTPGESDGNCGVGAGSTAGQFLPEVTYKMIYGY from the coding sequence TGACGAACGGGTTCTACGTGGACCCGGACTCCAGCCCGAAGAGGTGGGTGGCGGCCAACCAGGGCGACGGCCGGGCCGGCGCCATCAACGCCTCCATCGCCAACACCCCGATGGCCCGCTGGTTCGGCTCCTGGAGTGGCACCATCGGCACCGCCACGGGCGCGTACACGGGAGCGGCGGACCGCGTCGACAAGTTGCCCGTCCTCGTCGCCTACAACATCTACAACCGCGACTACTGCGGTGGGCACTCCGCGGGCGGTGCCGCCTCGCCGTCCGCCTACAGGAGCTGGATCGCCCAGTTCGCCGGGGGGATCAACAACCGCCCGGCCGTCGTGATCCTCGAACCGGACTCCCTCGGGGACTACGGCTGCATGACCCAGGCCCAGATCGACGAACGCGAGGGCATGCTCACCGGCGCCCTCGCCGAGTTCAACCGCCAGGCCCCGAACACCTGGGTCTACCTGGACGCCGGCAACCCGGCCTGGGCGAACGCGGCGACCATGGCCCGGCGCCTCCACGAAGCGGGCCTCCGGCAGGCGCACGGCTTCTCGCTCAACGTCTCCAACTACCTCACCACCGCCGAGAACACCGCCTACGGCAACGCCGTCAACAGGGAACTGAGCGCCCGGTACGGCTACTCCAAGCCGTTCGTCGTGGACACCAGCCGCAATGGCAACGGCTCCAACGGCCAGTGGTGCAACCCCGCCGGGCGTCGTATCGGCACGCCGACCCAGCTGGGCGGAGGCGCCGAGATGCTCTTGTGGATCAAGACACCGGGCGAGTCCGACGGCAACTGCGGCGTGGGCGCGGGCTCCACGGCCGGGCAGTTCCTCCCCGAGGTCACCTACAAGATGATCTACGGCTACTGA